A portion of the Ascochyta rabiei chromosome 13, complete sequence genome contains these proteins:
- a CDS encoding gamma-tubulin, giving the protein MPREIITLQAGQCGNSVGQQFWQQLCQEHGINQDGNLEDFATEGGDRKDVFFYQSDDTRYIPRAILLDLEPRVLNSIQSGAYKNIYNPENFYIHKSGTGAGNNWGMGYSMGEQVHEEILDMIDREADGSDSLEGFMMLHSIAGGTGSGLGSYMLERLNDRFPKKLIQTYSVFPNTQDGDIVVQPYNSLLSMRRLTQNADSVVVLDNGALSKIAADRLHVLNPSFEQTNQLVSTVMSASTTTLRYPGYMHNDLVGIVASLIPTPRCHFLMTSYTPFSGENVEQAKTVRKTTVLDVMRRLLQPKNRMVSTNPTKKSCYMSILNIIQGEADPSDVHKSLMRIRERRLATFIPWGPASIQVALTKKSPYVQSSHRVSGLMLANHTGIATLFKRIVAQYSTLRKRNAFLESYKREIPFKDGLGEFDEAKEVVQGLIEEYEDAENADYLSKETPPTDEDGDKRVA; this is encoded by the exons ATGCCCAG GGAAATCATAACGCTGCAGGCGGGCCAATGCGGCAACAGCGTCGGCCAGCAGTTCTGGCAGCAGCTGTGCCAAGAGCACGGCATCAACCAGGACGGCAACCTCGAGGACTTTGCGACCGAGGGCGGCGACCGCAAAGACGTCTTCTTCTACCAGTCCGACGACACTCGCTACATTCCACGCGCCATCCTCCTCGACCTCGAGCCTAGGGTGCTCAACTCGATCCAGTCGGGCGCCTACAAGAACATCTACAACCCGGAGAACTTCTACATCCACAAGTCAGGCACCGGCGCCGGCAACAACTGGGGCATGGGATACAGCATGGGCGAGCAGGTCCATGAGGAGATCCTCGACATGATCGACCGCGAAGCAGACGGCTCCGACTCGCTCGAGGGCTTCATGATGCTGCACTCGATCGCTGGCGGCACCGGCTCGGGCCTGGGCTCCTACATGCTCGAGCGGCTCAACGACCGCTTCCCCAAGAAGCTCATCCAGACCTACAGTGTCTTCCCCAACACCCAGGACGGTGACATCGTCGTCCAGCCCTACAACAGCCTGCTCAGCATGCGCCGCTTGACCCAGAACGCCGATTCAGTCGTCGTCCTGGATAACGGCGCCCTGTCCAAGATCGCCGCAGACCGCCTGCACGTGCTGAACCCATCCTTCGAGCAGACCAACCAGCTTGTCTCGACCGTCATGTccgccagcaccaccaccctGCGCTACCCAGGCTACATGCACAACGATCTCGTTGGCATTGTTGCCTCGCTCATTCCCACACCACGCTGCCATTTCTTAATGACTTCATACACTCCCTTCTCCGGCGAGAACGTAGAACAGGCCAAGACAGTCCGTAAGACAACCGTGCTGGACGTCATGAGGCGACTGCTGCAGCCGAAGAACCGCATGGTTTCTACCAACCCAACCAAGAAGAGCTGCTACATGTCCATTCTGAACATCATTCAGGGAGAGGCTGACCCCTCAGAC GTACACAAATCACTCATGCGTATCCGCGAACGGCGGCTCGCTACCTTCATTCCCTGGGGCCCGGCCTCGATCCAGGTCGCTCTCACCAAGAAGTCGCCCTACGTACAATCGTCCCACCGCGTTTCCGGCCTTATGCTGGCAAATCACACCGGTATTGCAACGCTGTTCAAGCGCATTGTGGCCCAATACTCTACACTCAGGAAGCGCAATGCTTTCCTCGAAAGCTACAAGCGGGAAATCCCCTTCAAGGATGGTCTCGGCGAGTTTGACGAAGCCAAGGAAGTCGTGCAAGGCTTGATCGAGGAGTATGAAGATGCCGAAAATGCAGACTATCTGAGCAAGGAAACGCCGCCCACCGACGAGGACGGCGACAAGAGAGTCGCTTAA
- a CDS encoding Spermidine synthase, protein MPAIEHPTIKDGWFREISGMWPGQAMTLKVEEVVHHEKSKYQDVLIFKSTDYGMVLVLDNVIQCTERDEFSYQEMITHLAMNSHPNPKNVLVIGGGDGGVLREVVKHECVEKAVLCDIDEAVIRLSKQYLPGMSVGFDHPKTETIVGDGFKFLEDKKNQFDVIITDSSDPEGPAEALFQTPYFELLSGALREGGVITTQGSENQWLHLHIITDLKKSCKSVFPTVEYAYTTIPTYPSGQIGFMVCSKDAERNVKKPLRSWSPEEEDKLCRYYSKEIHEAAFILPTFARKALAQV, encoded by the exons ATGCCTGCTATCGAGCACCCCACTATCAAGG ATGGCTGGTTCCGTGAGATCTCCGGTATGTGGCCTGGTCAGGCTATGACCCTCAAGGTCGAGGAGGTCGTCCACCACGAGAAGAGCAAGTACCAGGATGTCCTCATCTTCAAGTCCACCGACTACGGCATGGTCCTTGTCCTCGACAACGTCATCCAGTGCACCGAGCGCGACGAGTTCTC CTACCAGGAGATGATTACTCACCTTGCCATGAACTCCCACCCCAACCCCAAGAACGTTCTCGTTATCggcggtggtgatggtggtgttCTCCGCGAGGTCGTCAAGCACGAGTGCGTCGAGAAGGCTGTCCTCTGCGACATTGACGAGGCTGTCATTCGTCTCTCCAAGCAGTACCTCCCCGGCATGTCTGTCGGCTTCGATCACCCCAAGACCGAGACTATCGTCGGCGACGGCTTCAAGTTCCTCGAGGACAAGAAGAACCAGTTCGATGTTATCATCACCGACTCCAGCGACCCAGAGGGTCCTGCCGAGGCTCTCTTCCAGACGCCATACTTTGAGCTGCTGAGTGGCGCTCTGCGCGAGGGTGGTGTCATTACGACTCAAGGTT CCGAGAACCAGTGGTTGCACCTCCACATCATCACCGACCTCAAGAAGTCCTGCAAGTCAGTCTTCCCCACCGTCGAGTACGCCTACACCACCATCCCTACCTACCCCTCCGGCCAGATCGGCTTCATGGTCTGCTCCAAGGACGCCGAGCGCAACGTCAAGAAGCCCCTCCGCAGCTGGTCGCCTGAGGAGGAGGACAAGCTTTGCAGGTACTACAGCAAGGAGATCCACGAGGCTGCTTTTATTTTGCCTACCTTTGCTCGCAAGGCCCTTGCCCAGGTCTAA
- a CDS encoding NAD(+) kinase, which produces MMPSATNRNGEPFSPAKVHPLLSPHRPRDKSSAVNAADASSIYLTHPAPSPQPLQTSVHWPRGSEDNASSVATTELVGAPAASDSIPSFATPDESLRNQHSAVVSNSSSIENLTVLPQLPSFGEHRIRKHRKNAASFDSATPRQTILKALQSRPPTSQSIDSVVMDESQGATEGKTQRSKSITHKALADALSELNLASGDLAVSKMAALASPCFFHKKFDKAVNLEKVLEEIADDDSISHSRLMQTAFSVREVSKQLQRRPIKMTVRNVMIVTKARDNALVHLTRELAEWLLTTPRYGSDAGINVYVDHKLQRSKRFDAASLVAKDKRFESSLRYWAPDLCWETPEKFDLVLTLGGDGTVLFTSWLFQRIVPPILSFSLGSLGFLTNFQFEQYKEALSKIMGDAGMRVNLRMRFTCTVYRYQKNAAPGSPQHIEAEQFEVLNELVIDRGPSPYVSNLELYGDNNLLTVVQADGCIFSTPTGSTAYSLSAGGSLVHPDIPAILLTPICPHTLSFRPMLLNDSMLLRIAVPLKSRATAYCAFDGKGRVELRQGDHVTIAASQYPFPTVLSQPTEWFDSISRTLRWNNRGATQKAWDGDEDEEDGEEAEAAFDIDIDDDVDRDSGYSAEGSTADGRGSPMRKGIVLPFL; this is translated from the coding sequence ATGATGCCGAGCGCGACCAACAGGAATGGGGAGCCGTTCTCGCCGGCCAAGGTTCACCCGCTCCTGTCTCCACATCGGCCGCGGGACAAGTCCTCCGCCGTTAACGCCGCGGATGCATCATCAATATATCTCACGCATCCTGCTCCTTCTCCACAGCCTCTGCAGACGAGCGTGCACTGGCCTCGAGGCTCCGAAGATAATGCCTCGTCGGTAGCAACGACAGAACTAGTCGGTGCGCCCGCAGCCTCCGACTCGATACCATCCTTTGCGACACCGGACGAGTCTCTTCGGAACCAACATTCGGCTGTTGTCAGCAACTCGTCGTCGATCGAGAACCTCACAGTCCTGCCCCAGCTGCCGTCTTTCGGTGAGCACCGCATCCGGAAACATCGCAAAAACGCAGCTTCCTTTGACTCGGCCACACCCCGCCAGACCATCCTCAAGGCCTTGCAATCACGACCGCCAACGTCGCAGTCGATCGACTCCGTAGTCATGGACGAAAGCCAAGGCGCTACAGAGGGCAAGACCCAGCGATCAAAGAGCATCACCCACAAGGCGCTTGCCGATGCGCTCTCAGAGCTCAACTTGGCTTCAGGGGACCTCGCCGTGAGCAAGATGGCCGCGCTTGCGTCGCCATGCTTCTTCCACAAGAAATTCGACAAGGCCGTCAACCTCGAGAAAGTGCTGGAGGAAATTGCAGACGACGATTCCATATCGCACTCGAGGCTCATGCAGACGGCCTTCAGCGTGCGCGAGGTATCTAAGCAACTTCAGCGTCGACCGATCAAGATGACGGTGCGCAATGTCATGATTGTTACCAAAGCCCGCGACAACGCCTTGGTACATCTCACACGAGAGTTGGCAGAGTGGCTGCTTACCACTCCGCGATACGGGTCAGATGCAGGCATAAACGTTTACGTAGACCACAAGCTCCAAAGATCGAAGCGCTTCGACGCCGCTTCCCTGGTAGCCAAAGACAAGCGTTTCGAGAGCTCTCTTCGCTACTGGGCTCCGGATCTTTGCTGGGAAACGCCGGAGAAGTTTGACCTTGTCCTTACGCTCGGTGGCGACGGCACAGTTCTGTTCACATCGTGGCTGTTCCAGCGCATCGTCCCGCCGATCCTCTCCTTTTCCCTCGGCAGTCTCGGGTTCTTGACAAACTTCCAGTTTGAGCAGTACAAGGAGGCCCTCAGCAAAATCATGGGCGACGCTGGCATGCGCGTAAACCTGCGTATGCGCTTCACCTGCACGGTCTACCGGTACCAGAAGAACGCTGCGCCTGGCTCACCTCAGCACATCGAGGCTGAGCAGTTTGAGGTCCTCAACGAGCTCGTCATTGACCGCGGTCCATCACCCTACGTATCCAACCTTGAGCTCTATGGCGACAACAACCTCCTTACCGTCGTACAAGCAGATGGCTGCATCTTCTCCACCCCCACCGGTTCAACAGCCTACTCGCTCTCCGCTGGAGGCTCGCTCGTCCACCCTGACATCCCAGCCATTCTCCTGACCCCGATCTGCCCGCACACACTCTCTTTCCGCCCCATGCTGCTCAATGACAGCATGCTCCTCCGCATCGCCGTACCCCTCAAATCTCGCGCAACCGCCTACTGCGCCTTCGACGGCAAGGGCCGCGTCGAGCTTCGCCAGGGCGATCACGTCACAATCGCTGCCTCGCAGTACCCTTTCCCTACCGTCCTATCGCAACCTACCGAGTGGTTCGACAGCATCAGCCGCACGCTGCGCTGGAACAATCGCGGTGCTACACAGAAGGCTTGGGACggcgacgaagacgaagaagatggCGAAGAGGCGGAAGCCGCCTTCGATATTGACATTGATGATGACGTTGATCGCGATAGTGGCTATTCAGCAGAAGGCTCGACTGCTGATGGCCGTGGCAGTCCGATGAGGAAGGGCATTGTACTGCCGTTTTTGTGA
- a CDS encoding Glycerophosphodiester phosphodiesterase: MRSFVASSLVLGLASAAVLPRTGHHSSEKHGSKHNHTKLNVQVGDRPYFLVNDMDEGALKEKLESCSEGPFKTSDFVFAHRGASLQYPEHTYAAYNAARRQGAGIIECDVAFTADKQLVCRHAQCDLHTTTNILNTTLASKCTTPFTPANGTTPASVKCCTSDLTLAEFHTLCGKQDGFNPNGTTVKQYMDGTPYFRTDLYASGCPKLMTLNEYIDTVDSWDLKFTAELKTPEVKMPFNGYTQEQYAQDMIDAFKAKNIAPERVWPQSFLPADIFYWIDNEPKFGAQAVYLDERVDTPAGYANATASLPALAERGVKIMAPAMFALTKVDNATGEIVPSEYAIAAKENDLELVAWSFERSGWLQIGGGGYYYDYVKSVVNNDGDMYKVLDVLARQVKIKAMFSDWPATVTYYANCFGL; the protein is encoded by the coding sequence ATGCGCTCGTTTGTAGCTTCTTCGCTTGTCCTGGGCCTCGCTTCTGCCGCCGTTTTGCCTCGCACTGGTCACCACTCCTCAGAGAAGCATGGTAGCAAGCACAACCATACGAAGCTCAATGTCCAGGTTGGCGACCGACCCTACTTCTTGGTCAACGACATGGACGAGGGCGCGCTGAAAGAGAAGCTCGAGAGCTGCTCAGAAGGACCTTTCAAGACATCAGACTTCGTCTTCGCCCACCGCGGCGCATCGCTCCAATACCCCGAGCATACATATGCAGCATACAATGCAGCTCGCCGCCAGGGCGCTGGTATCATTGAGTGCGATGTTGCATTCACCGCAGATAAGCAACTAGTCTGCCGTCATGCGCAGTGTGATCTGCACACTACCACCAACATCCTCAACACCACGCTTGCGAGCAAGTGCACCACCCCGTTCACCCCGGCCAACGGAACTACTCCTGCGTCAGTCAAATGCTGCACGTCTGACCTCACGCTTGCGGAATTCCATACCCTCTGCGGCAAGCAAGACGGCTTCAACCCCAATGGCACGACAGTCAAGCAATACATGGACGGCACGCCCTACTTCCGCACCGACCTGTACGCCTCAGGCTGCCCCAAACTCATGACACTCAACGAATATATCGACACCGTCGACTCGTGGGATCTGAAGTTCACAGCCGAGCTGAAGACACCCGAGGTCAAGATGCCGTTCAACGGGTACACACAGGAGCAGTACGCGCAGGACATGATCGATGCCTTCAAAGCCAAGAACATTGCGCCCGAGCGTGTCTGGCCCCAGAGCTTCTTGCCCGCGGATATCTTCTACTGGATCGACAACGAGCCCAAGTTTGGCGCCCAGGCCGTCTACCTCGACGAGCGTGTCGACACGCCCGCCGGCTATGCAAACGCCACTGCCAGCCTCCCTGCGCTGGCTGAGCGCGGTGTCAAGATCATGGCGCCCGCTATGTTCGCGCTGACCAAAGTCGACAATGCTACCGGCGAGATTGTACCCTCTGAGTACGCTATTGCTGCCAAGGAGAATGATTTGGAGCTTGTCGCGTGGAGTTTCGAGCGCTCGGGATGGTTGCAgattggtggtggtggataCTACTACGACTACGTCAAGAGCGTGGTCAACAACGACGGGGACATGTACAAGGTGCTGGACGTGCTGGCAAGGCAGGTCAAGATCAAAGCCATGTTCTCCGACTGGCCTGCTACTGTCACGTACTACGCCAACTGTTTTGGCTTGTAG
- a CDS encoding Glycerophosphodiester phosphodiesterase gives MVDRQVSDAQTPILENMVVGVPPVFEGLTKQLDKIVEQPLLGPRAAFPAASFAYARKNESGRRLPQAIAHRGFKAKFPENTMGAFRGAVEVGADAVETDVHLTRDGVVVLSHDKDLKRCFGRKEKLIDCEYEFVSKLRTLKEPHESMPRLADLLEYLAQPGLEEIWVMLDIKLDNNAEDVMRLISETIRGVSPSPSRAWQSRIVLGCWAAKYLPLCSHYLPGFPVSHIGFSVLVASHLFSVPNVSFSMNQAVLMPPWGKAFIRKAQREGRPVHAWTVNDERRMRWDMQQGLDGVITDNPELFLEVRRGWHEGAKHGLRVRDWLDVWRVNFFALLYSFAFQLMFGFGQDKRLAKVKQAA, from the exons ATGGTTGACAGACAAGTCAGTGATGCGCAAACACCGATACTCGAAAACATGGTCGTTGGAGTGCCGCCTGTGTTTGAGGGGTTGACGAAGCAGCTCGACAAGATCGTCGAGCAGCCATTGTTGGGGCCAAGAGCAGCGTTCCCCGCAG CGAGCTTCGCATACGCACGGAAGAATGAATCTGGGAGACGGCTACCACAGGCGATCGCGCATCGAGGGTTCAAGGCGAAGTTCCCGGAGAACACGATGGGAGCCTTTAGAGGAGCCGTGGAGGTCGGGGCTGATGCGGTCGAGACGGATGTGCACCTGACGAGAGACGGCGTTGTTGTCTTGTCACACGACAAAGACCTGAAGCGCTGCTTTGGGCGGAAAGAGAAGCTGATCGACTGCGAGTACGAGTTTGTGAGCAAGCTGAGGACACTGAAGGAGCCGCACGAGTCGATGCCGAGACTCGCTGATTTGCTCGAGTATCTGGCGCAACCTGGCCTGGAGGAGATCTGGGTCATGTTGGACATCAAG CTCGACAACAACGCCGAGGATGTGATGCGTCTGATCAGCGAGACGATCCGGGGTGTTTCTCCTTCGCCATCGAGAGCGTGGCAGAGCCGGATAGTGCTGGGCTGCTGGGCAGCAAAGTATCTGCCGCTATGCTCTCACTACCTGCCCGGCTTCCCCGTGTCACACATTGGCTTCTCCGTGCTGGTTGCATCGCACTTGTTCAGCGTGCCAAACGTGTCGTTCAGCATGAACCAGGCGGTGCTGATGCCGCCGTGGGGCAAGGCATTCATCCGCAAAGCGCAGCGTGAAGGGCGGCCCGTGCATGCGTGGACGGTGAACGACGAGCGGCGCATGCGGTGGGACATGCAACAAGGGCTGGACGGCGTCATCACAGACAACCCCGAGCTGTTTCTGGAGGTGCGCCGAGGGTGGCATGAGGGGGCCAAGCACGGCCTGCGCGTGCGAGACTGGCTGGACGTATGGAGGGTGAATTTCTTCGCGCTCCTGTACTCGTTCGCCTTCCAGCTCATGTTTGGCTTTGGGCAGGACAAGCGGCTGGCCAAGGTGAAGCAGGCCGCATAG
- a CDS encoding Microsomal epoxide hydrolase yields the protein MSQPPTPPKAILFDIGGVVVISPFQAILDYEIENGIPVGYINYAIQKGPHDTGAWQLIERGEVELNDDWFASFKSQLSRPEIWREYLAKVTQQQSLGGGGGSAIEGGKPPRVPAIDAKKLFWRMMKISREPDPYMYPALRKLKESGKFVLGAFSNNVTFPTDILDDEGVLFTKELQHRPHPNPHANDSTDITTNFNIFLGSAAVGVRKPDPEAYKLATSEMSKISEGKGKGKVTEGDVLFLDDIGINLKFAKKTGLRTIKVNLGQTRDAVKELEVATGLRLLDDRAKL from the exons ATGTCACAGCCTCCAACCCCTCCCAAAGCCATCCTTTTCGACATTGGTGGGGTCGTT GTCATAAGCCCTTTCCAAGCGATTCTCGATTACGAAATTGAGAACGGAATACCAGTCGGTTATATCAACTACGCAATACAAAAAGGCCCTCACGACACGGGCGCATGGCAACTCATCGAACGCGGTGAGGTCGAGCTGAACGACGACTGGTTCGCCTCCTTCAAGTCACAACTCTCGCGCCCTGAGATCTGGCGCGAATATCTTGCCAAAGTCACCCAACAACAGTCgctcggcggcggcggcggttcAGCCATCGAGGGCGGCAAACCACCACGCGTTCCAGCGATTGACGCAAAGAAGCTCTTCTGGCGGATGATGAAGATCTCTCGCGAACCAGACCCATACATGTACCCAGCGCTCCGCAAGTTGAAGGAGAGCGGGAAGTTTGTCCTCGGCGCGTTCAGCAACAACGTCACCTTTCCGACTGACATCCTCGACGACGAAGGTGTGCTCTTCACCAAAGAGTTACAGCACCGTCCGCACCCGAACCCACACGCAAACGACTCTACAGACATTACTACGAACTTCAATATCTTCTTGGGAAGCGCAGCGGTGGGTGTTCGAAAGCCGGATCCAGAGGCCTATAAGTTGGCGACAAGTGAGATGAGTAAGATCAGTGAGGGAAAGGGGAAGGGAAAAGTCACAGAGGGTGACGTGCTGTTCTTGGATGACATCGGAATCAATTTAAAGTTTGCAAAAAAGACTGGGTTGAGGACCATCAAGGTCAACCTAGGACAGACGAGAGATGCAGTGAAAGAATTAGAGGTGGCGACAGGGTTGAGATTGCTTGATGATAGAGCAAAGCTGTGA
- a CDS encoding Indoleamine 2,3-dioxygenase, with the protein MSSPSFSFPIMADTKPSDHTIPAFMVSTTRGFLPRANPIVELPKEFAALESLLQRMPIKTLSGEPGLLATFDFGDAVLKELPDLSSEVDKYRDDLVVMNALYRDYSFLASAYLFEPCHERHMRGEEYGLGRQSLPRCIALPIVKVAEIAGFKPFMEYAGSYALFNYRLVDEAKGLEYDNLRLIRAFEAGLDPESSEAGFVLVHIAMVKESGALVEGACEMLNGCTVRDRERFDNGLRTLVGGLRKVNAVMNTMWKKSKPSGYTSFRTFIFGITSQSMFPNGVVYEGVSEEPLSFRGESGANDSMIPMCDNLLQIHMPETPLTDILKDFRQYRPGNHREFLEAVRDSAQESGVREFAKGDSVSAALYLQALDQVRDFRWRHWCFTREYILKHTSHPTATGGSPIVTWLPNQLGAVLAQMTETSEFCKSVKGVSDIMEMANSQRETLKKEVEKYCGERGVAAAS; encoded by the exons ATGTCGTCTCCAAGCTTCTCCTTCCCTATCATGGCCGACACTAAGCCATCGGACCATACCATTCCCGCCTTTATGGTGTCCACAACTCGCGGCTTCCTGCCACGAGCCAACCCCATTGTCGAACTACCCAAGGAGTTCGCTGCTCTCGAGTCACTGTTGCAACGTATGCCCATCAAGACCCTGTCAGGGGAGCCGGGCCTCCTTGCTACATTCGATTTTGGTGATGCAGTCTTGAAGGAGCTCCCTGACCTGTCTAGCGAGGTCGATAAGTATCGTGATGACCTCGTCGTCATGAATGCTTTGTATCGTGATTACTCCTTTCTGGCTTCGGCGTATCTCTTCGAGCCTTGCCACGAGAGGCATATGAGAGGCGAGGAGTATGGTCTTGGGAGACAGAGCTTGCCCAGGTGTATTGCACTACCCATTGTTAAGGTTGCTGAGAT TGCTGGCTTCAAGCCTTTTATGGAGTACGCCGGCTCTTATGCCTTGTTCAACTACCGCCTAGTTGATGAGGCAAAGGGTCTTGAGTATGACAACCTCCGGCTCATCCGTGCCTTCGAGGCTGGTCTTGACCCTGAGTCGTCTGAGGCGGGGTTCGTCCTGGTGCACATTGCTATGGTCAAAGAATCAGGTGCACTAGTGGAAGGTGCATGCGAGATGCTCAACGGCTGCACAGTGAGAGACCGCGAACGATTTGACAATGGTCTCAGGACTCTTGTCGGTGGCCTGCGCAAGGTCAATGCTGTGATGAACA CCATGTGGAAGAAGAGCAAGCCCAGCGGTTACACCAGCTTCCGCACATTCATTTTTGGCATCACATCGCAATCCATGTTTCCCAATGGCGTCGTATACGAAGGTGTCAGCGAGGAGCCCCTGTCATTCCGTGGCGAGTCTGGAGCGAACGACAGCATG ATTCCCATGTGCGACAACCTGCTACAGATTCATATGCCCGAGACGCCACTCACAGACATCCTGAAGGACTTCCGCCAGTACAGACCTGGTAACCACCGCGAGTTCCTGGAGGCTGTACGGGACTCTGCCCAGGAGTCCGGAGTGCGAGAGTTTGCCAAGGGTGACTCTGTTTCCGCGGCGCTCTACCTCCAGGCTCTTGACCAAGTGCGCGACTTCCGCTGGCGTCATTGGTGCTTCACGCGCGAGTACATTCTTAAGCATACTTCTCATCCCACAGCCACTGGAGGCAGCCCAATCGTAACT TGGCTGCCAAATCAGCTGGGCGCTGTGCTCGCACAGATGACGGAGACGTCTGAGTTCTGCAAGTCAGTCAAGGGTGTCAGTGATATCATGGAGATGGCCAACTCGCAGCGCGAGACTCTGAAGAAGGAAGTAGAGAAGTACTGCGGTGAACGAGGCGTTGCAGCTGCCTCGTGA